The proteins below are encoded in one region of Ammospiza caudacuta isolate bAmmCau1 chromosome 33, bAmmCau1.pri, whole genome shotgun sequence:
- the LOC131570189 gene encoding uncharacterized protein LOC131570189 codes for CPAPLLQVELPQVPRALLRALNRQRLEGTLCDVSVRVQGREFRAHRAVLAAASPFFQEQLLLRGAGAAIELPPALEPAAVAAVLGCAYTGRLSLRRGALLATLTAGSALQMWHVVRKCAQLLGEPATSSSSSSSRTPVLPQNRRVLPQTARAERRWLQQDLVLTCEEEEPPAGEENSGIAGGNEEGEGRENSGVALERNRENSGKGFGNNPGNSGMGLGRNRGNSGMGSRENSGMGSRENSGMALERNRENSGMGSGRGRGSWGSEEIRGIPHGNEEISLGNEEMLLGNAGISHGNEGISLGTERIVHRTGRTLRENEGILHRTGRILHENEEILTGIVISHENEGILTGISRIPHESSGILSRTGRIRDGTAGILMGTGEILHENEGILTGIRGIPHRTLGISQENSGILTKTARIREGTEGILMGTGEIALENSGILTGIRGIPHKISHRTAGISQGNSGILTRTGRIREGTAGILTRTGRIWYENEGILTGTDEIPHENLGILAGLKGIPHKISHRTAGISEGTEGILTGTGEIPEGTAGILHRAGGIPHGNEGILTGTRGISHRTSGIPQENWGILTRTGRIRDGTEEILTGTDGTPHGNEGILTGIRGIPHKISQENSGVLTRTARIREGTEGILHRTVGILDGTAGIPSRTVRIPQENAGIPPRTARIRAPRPGPAPGPAQGAPARQVSAGRAGKGGQVFVCHCGKAFSHRSMRQRHVNMHLGLRPFTCALCRKRFKMKHHLTEHMKTHTGLRPYTCHTCHRSFMWRDSFVRHRGACDITPGSAGDITPRGVDSPQPAFSSGNPKIFGNSQLGSPKPLETSLEAPKTSPGTPKPHLGSPNLTRDP; via the exons tgcccggccccgctgctgcAGGTGGAGCTCCCGCAGGTGCCGCGGGCGCTGCTCCGCGCCCTGAACCGGCAGCGCCTGGAGGGGACGCTCTGCGACGTCTCGGTGCGCGTGCAGGGCCGCGAGTTCCGCGCGCACCGCGCCGTGCTGGCCGCGGCCTCGCCCTTcttccaggagcagctgctgctgcgcGGCGCGGGCGCCGCCATCGAGCTGCCCCCGGCGCTGGAGCCCGCGGCCGTCGCGGCCGTGCTGGGCTGCGCCTACACCGGGCGGCTCTCGCTGCGCCGCGGGGCCCTGCTCGCCACGCTGACCGCGGGCAGCGCGCTGCAGATGTGGCACGTGGTGCGCAAGTGCGCGCAGCTGCTCGGGGAGCCTGCGACGTCGTCGTCGTCGTCGTCGTCGCGAAC CCCCGTTCTGCCCCAAAACCGCCGCGTTTTGCCCCAAACTGCCCGGGCCGAGCGgcgctggctgcagcaggacctggTGCTCACCTGCGAGGAGGAGGAGCCGCCGGCCGGGGAGGAAAATTCGGGAATTGCGGGCGGGAatgaggagggagaggggagggaaaattCGGGAGTGGCGCTGGAGAGGAACCGGGAAAATTCGGGAAAAGGGTTCGGGAATAACCCCGGAAATtcaggaatggggctggggaggaacCGGGGAAATTCGGGAATGGGATCGCGGGAAAATTCGGGGATGGGATCGCGGGAAAATTCGGGGATGGCGCTCGAGAGGAACCGGGAAAATTCGGGAATGGGATCCGGGAGGGGTCGGGGTTCCTGGGGCAGCGAGGAGATTCGCGGGATTCCGCACGGAAATGAGGAAATTTCGCTCGGAAATGAGGAAATGTTGCTCGGAAACGCTGGGATTTCGCACGGAAATGAGGGAATTTCACTCGGAACCGAGAGAATCGTGCACAGAACCGGCAGAACGTTGCGTGAAAACGAAGGAATTTTGCACAGAACCGGCAGAATTTTGCACGAAAACGAGGAAATTTTGACCGGAATCGTAATTTCGCACGAGAACGAGGGAATTTTAACTGGAATCAGCAGAATTCCGCACGAAAGTTCGGGAATTTTGAGCAGAACCGGCAGAATTCGGGACGGAACCGCGGGAATTTTGATGGGAACCGGCGAAATTCTGCACGAAAATGAAGGAATTTTAACCGGAATCAGAGGAATTCCGCACAGAACTTTGGGAATTTCGCAGGAAAATTCGGGAATTTTGACTAAAACCGCCAGAATTCGTGAGGGAACTGAGGGAATTTTGATGGGAACGGGCGAAATTGCGCTCGAAAACTCGGGAATTCTAACTGGAATCAGAGGAATTCCGCACAAAATTTCGCACAGAACCGCGGGAATTTCGCAGGGAAATTCGGGAATTTTGACCAGAACCGGCAGAATTCGGGAGGGAACCGCAGGAATTTTGACCAGAACCGGCAGAATTTGGTACGAAAATGAGGGAATCTTGACCGGAACCGACGAAATTCCGCACGAAAACTTGGGAATTCTGGCTGGACTCAAAGGAATTCCGCACAAAATTTCGCACAGAACCGCGGGAATTTCGGAGGGAACTGAGGGAATTTTGACCGGAACTGGCGAAATTCCAGAGGGAACCGCGGGAATTTTGCACCGAGCCGGCGGAATTCCGCACGGAAACGAAGGAATTCTAACCGGAACCAGAGGAATTTCGCACAGAACTTCGGGAATTCCGCAGGAAAATTGGGGAATTCTGACCAGAACCGGCAGAATCCGGGACGGAACCGAGGAAATTTTGACGGGAACCGACGGAACTCCGCACGGAAATGAAGGAATTTTAACCGGAATCAGAGGAATTCCGCACAAAATTTCGCAGGAAAATTCGGGAGTTTTGACCAGAACCGCCAGAATTCGTGAGGGAACCGAGGGGATTTTGCACAGAACCGTCGGGATTCTGGACGGAACCGCGGGGATTCCGAGCAGAACCGTCAGAATTCCGCAGGAAAACGCGGGGATTCCGCCCAGAACCGCGCGGATCAGagcgccccgccccggccccgcccccggccccgcccagGGCGCACCTGCGCGCCAGGTGAGCGCGGGCAGGGCGGGCAAGGGCGGGCAGGTGTTCGTGTGCCACTGCGGGAAGGCGTTCTCGCACCGCTCCATGCGGCAGCGGCACGTGAACATGCACCTGGGGCTGCGGCCCTTCACCTGCGCGCTGTGCCGCAAGCGCTTCAAGATGAAACATCACCTGACGGAGCACATGAAAACGCACACGGGGCTGCGGCCCTACACCTGCCACACCTGCCACCGCTCCTTCATGTGGAGGGACAGCTTCGTCCGGCACCGCGGCGCCT